One uncultured Caproiciproducens sp. DNA segment encodes these proteins:
- a CDS encoding desulfoferrodoxin family protein yields the protein MSKVVFYRCEICGNMVALIRSGGGTLTCCGQSMTKLEPNTTDAATEKHVPFITKENGKIKVQIGSTIHPMLLEHHIEWIALDTGEKVEIVYLKPGMDPKAEFNEVESGTVYEYCNLHGLWKAEF from the coding sequence ATGTCCAAAGTTGTTTTTTACCGCTGTGAGATTTGCGGAAATATGGTAGCACTGATTAGGAGCGGCGGCGGCACACTCACCTGCTGCGGGCAGAGCATGACAAAGCTTGAACCGAACACAACCGATGCCGCAACAGAAAAACACGTTCCGTTCATCACAAAAGAAAACGGAAAAATCAAAGTTCAGATTGGTTCGACCATTCATCCAATGCTTCTTGAGCACCACATCGAATGGATTGCACTGGATACCGGCGAGAAGGTCGAAATTGTGTATCTAAAACCCGGTATGGACCCGAAAGCAGAATTCAATGAAGTTGAATCCGGCACAGTTTACGAGTATTGCAATCTTCATGGTCTTTGGAAAGCTGAATTTTAA
- a CDS encoding flavodoxin yields the protein MKNLVVYYSWNGNTEVAAKELAAFIGGDLKRIEETKPRKSFPMAACSAVFGRKSKIRPMDFSMNGYDSVFLGGPVWASKSTPAINAFLEKADFSGKNVYLFITQADDHEPQAVFQTITQRVEKSGGKVAGSFFIQTVMKSVIAPDIARKSITEWADKNNIILDKKK from the coding sequence ATGAAAAATTTGGTTGTCTATTATTCCTGGAACGGAAACACGGAGGTTGCTGCCAAAGAGCTGGCGGCATTCATCGGCGGAGATTTAAAAAGAATTGAAGAGACGAAGCCGCGAAAGTCTTTCCCAATGGCAGCATGCTCGGCGGTGTTTGGGCGCAAGAGCAAAATCAGGCCGATGGATTTTTCCATGAACGGCTATGATTCCGTTTTTCTCGGCGGGCCCGTTTGGGCAAGTAAAAGCACACCCGCCATCAACGCTTTTTTGGAGAAAGCTGATTTTTCGGGAAAGAACGTGTATCTATTTATTACGCAGGCGGACGATCATGAACCACAGGCTGTTTTCCAGACAATTACGCAAAGAGTGGAGAAAAGCGGCGGGAAAGTGGCTGGAAGTTTTTTCATTCAAACTGTCATGAAAAGCGTCATTGCTCCTGATATCGCAAGAAAGTCCATCACAGAGTGGGCTGATAAAAATAATATTATACTTGACAAAAAAAAATAA
- the pflA gene encoding pyruvate formate-lyase-activating protein, with amino-acid sequence MKGVVHSIQSLGAVDGPGLRCVVFMQGCSLRCAYCHNPDTWSTSGQEHSVDEIFDKIMRFQPYFEKNGGVTVSGGEPLMQWEFVAELFRRLKAAGVHTALDTAGIGDINGVRTVLHSTDLVLCDLKFSGGDDYLHYSGGNMDQVTDFLKLTETMRVPLWIRHVVVPKLTDSRSHILKIASIAGEYSNLQRIELLPFRKLCSSKYDRMEIPFPLRDYDECPEEEIQNLYTLLKEYH; translated from the coding sequence ATGAAAGGGGTTGTTCATTCCATTCAAAGTCTGGGGGCGGTTGACGGACCCGGACTGCGCTGTGTCGTGTTTATGCAAGGATGCTCCCTGCGCTGTGCGTATTGCCACAATCCGGATACGTGGAGCACCTCGGGGCAGGAACACAGCGTGGATGAGATTTTTGATAAGATCATGCGATTTCAACCGTATTTCGAAAAAAACGGAGGCGTGACCGTTTCCGGCGGGGAACCGCTGATGCAATGGGAATTTGTTGCGGAATTGTTTCGCCGGCTGAAAGCAGCGGGTGTTCACACTGCGCTGGACACCGCCGGAATCGGGGATATCAACGGAGTCCGTACCGTGCTGCATTCTACGGACTTGGTTCTGTGTGATCTGAAATTTTCCGGCGGGGATGACTACTTGCATTACAGCGGAGGAAACATGGATCAGGTAACAGATTTTTTAAAGCTGACAGAAACCATGCGTGTTCCGCTCTGGATCCGGCATGTCGTCGTACCGAAATTAACAGACAGCCGCAGCCACATCTTAAAAATCGCCTCTATTGCCGGAGAATATTCAAATTTGCAAAGAATAGAGCTTCTGCCATTTAGAAAATTGTGTAGTTCGAAGTATGATCGTATGGAAATTCCGTTTCCGCTGCGCGACTATGACGAATGTCCGGAAGAGGAAATTCAAAATCTTTACACTCTGCTCAAAGAATATCATTAA
- the pflB gene encoding formate C-acetyltransferase: MNHQAWKDFNDGSWQEKIDVRNFIQMNYTPYEGDEAFLAPATERTCGLMKKLNHLLELEQEFGGVLDIDTQTVSSLTSYQPGYLEKEKEIIVGLQTDRPLKRGVNPFGGLNMTRKACEAYGYKLSEKVENEFQYRTTHNEGVFRAYSDDIKAARHCGIITGLPDAYGRGRIIGDYRRVALYGIDRLIEEKKKDKQHVAAQSMVAENVRLLEELYQQITFLGYLRDMASMYGYDISQPAANAKEAVQWLYFAYLGAIKEQNGAAMSLGRVSTFLDIYFERDLRSGLLTEPQVQEIFDDFVMKLRMARHLRTPEYNELFAGDPMWITEAVGGMGEDGRTLVTKSSYRILHTLYNLGSSAEPNLTVLWSGRLPESFKRFAAKVSCDTDAIQYENDDIMRPVFGDDYAIACCVSAMRVGKDMQFFGARANLAKLLLMSLNGGRDEKSGKQIAPAHAPYEGEYLEYDQVLRLLDIYREWLAKTYVGAMNIIHYMHDKYAYEKTQMALHDTDIHRFMAFGIAGMSVLADSLSAIKYAKVKCIRDQTGLITDFETVGEYPAFGNDDDRVDSIAQEQVKLFYEALKKNQAYRDAEHTLSILTITSNVVYGKKTGATPDGRKAGAPFAPGANPMHNREKNGALAALNSVAKLSYDVCKDGISNTFSIVPQALGHEDEQRYGNLISILDGYFLQKAHHLNVNVLNKETLIKAYENPECYPNLTIRVSGYAVNFHKLSKQQQMEVISRTFHEVM, translated from the coding sequence ATGAACCATCAGGCATGGAAGGATTTCAACGACGGAAGCTGGCAGGAAAAAATTGATGTCAGAAACTTTATCCAGATGAATTACACACCATACGAGGGCGATGAAGCGTTTCTTGCGCCTGCCACGGAGCGCACCTGCGGGTTGATGAAAAAACTCAATCATCTGCTGGAGCTGGAACAGGAGTTCGGCGGTGTGCTGGATATTGACACGCAGACGGTCAGTTCACTCACAAGTTATCAGCCCGGTTATTTGGAGAAAGAAAAAGAAATTATTGTCGGTCTTCAAACCGACCGTCCTTTGAAAAGAGGAGTGAATCCTTTCGGAGGGCTGAATATGACGCGCAAAGCGTGCGAGGCATATGGCTATAAACTTTCGGAGAAGGTTGAAAATGAATTTCAGTACAGAACGACCCACAACGAAGGCGTTTTCCGCGCGTACAGCGACGATATCAAAGCCGCCCGTCACTGCGGAATTATTACAGGACTGCCCGATGCCTACGGCAGAGGGAGAATCATCGGCGACTACCGCAGGGTCGCGCTCTATGGAATTGACCGTCTGATTGAGGAAAAGAAAAAAGACAAGCAGCATGTTGCCGCGCAAAGCATGGTTGCTGAAAATGTCCGTCTGCTGGAAGAACTGTATCAGCAGATCACATTTTTGGGATATCTCAGGGATATGGCGTCCATGTACGGCTATGACATTTCACAGCCGGCAGCCAATGCAAAAGAGGCGGTGCAGTGGCTGTACTTTGCCTATCTCGGGGCAATCAAGGAACAAAACGGCGCCGCAATGAGCCTGGGCCGCGTGAGTACGTTTCTGGATATTTATTTTGAAAGAGATCTTCGGAGCGGCCTGTTGACGGAGCCGCAGGTACAGGAAATTTTCGATGATTTTGTCATGAAACTGCGCATGGCACGGCATCTGCGCACACCGGAATACAACGAGCTTTTCGCGGGAGACCCCATGTGGATTACGGAAGCGGTCGGCGGAATGGGGGAAGACGGCAGAACCTTAGTCACAAAGAGCTCCTATCGAATCCTGCATACACTTTATAATTTGGGTTCTTCGGCGGAGCCGAATCTGACTGTGCTGTGGTCCGGCCGCCTTCCGGAAAGCTTTAAACGGTTTGCCGCAAAGGTTTCCTGCGATACGGATGCGATTCAGTATGAAAATGATGACATCATGCGTCCGGTATTTGGGGACGACTACGCAATCGCCTGCTGTGTTTCCGCAATGCGGGTCGGCAAGGATATGCAGTTCTTCGGCGCAAGAGCTAATTTGGCAAAGTTGCTTCTGATGAGCCTGAACGGCGGCAGGGATGAAAAGAGCGGCAAACAGATTGCGCCGGCACACGCCCCTTACGAAGGTGAATATCTCGAATACGATCAAGTGCTGCGGCTGCTGGATATTTATCGCGAATGGCTGGCCAAAACCTATGTCGGCGCGATGAACATCATCCATTATATGCACGATAAATATGCATATGAGAAAACGCAGATGGCTCTGCACGATACCGACATACACCGTTTTATGGCGTTTGGCATAGCAGGAATGTCTGTGCTGGCGGATTCGCTTTCCGCAATCAAATATGCAAAAGTGAAATGCATCCGCGATCAAACCGGGCTGATTACGGATTTTGAAACTGTCGGGGAGTATCCCGCCTTCGGCAATGATGACGACCGTGTAGACTCCATAGCACAGGAGCAGGTGAAGCTGTTTTATGAAGCACTGAAAAAGAACCAAGCCTACCGCGATGCCGAACACACACTGTCCATCCTGACGATCACGTCCAATGTGGTCTATGGCAAAAAGACCGGCGCAACGCCGGACGGAAGAAAAGCGGGAGCGCCCTTTGCACCCGGTGCCAACCCCATGCATAACCGGGAGAAGAACGGCGCGCTTGCTGCGCTGAATTCGGTCGCGAAGCTCTCTTATGATGTTTGCAAAGACGGAATTTCAAATACATTTTCCATTGTTCCGCAGGCGCTGGGACACGAAGATGAGCAGCGCTACGGCAACCTGATTTCCATTCTGGACGGTTATTTTCTGCAAAAGGCGCATCACCTCAATGTGAATGTACTGAACAAGGAGACCCTGATAAAAGCGTACGAAAATCCTGAATGCTATCCAAATCTTACGATTCGTGTGTCGGGCTATGCCGTTAATTTCCACAAGCTTTCAAAACAGCAGCAGATGGAAGTAATTTCGAGAACCTTTCACGAGGTGATGTAA
- a CDS encoding LacI family DNA-binding transcriptional regulator — MSATIKDIAKMANVSRGTVDRVLNNRGSVNHEVELRIRKIALDLGYKPNRAGKALAARKKPIKIGCLLPSVDNPFFNDVMLGLRAAERELSDYGFSLDLVQQKGYDVNVHLDAIQSLVDNGADALCLTTVDVPLIIDKINELIRSGLPIATINSDVRGTSRLFYVGSNYIKGGKTAAGILSLMLKEKGKILIVTGSVKMQGHNKRIQGFCKEVKDNKYEISIVDVVESQDDDETAYLLTKESLNQYHSINSIYITAGGVAGVCRAVEELQLSKKLHIVSFDDIPVIRKAVLNGTIDATICQEPFEQGYQAIKLMFNYFIEGVVPENGFVYTNNVIKIKQNIQTHPLLSAEDLPFK, encoded by the coding sequence ATGTCGGCTACAATAAAAGACATTGCTAAAATGGCAAATGTTTCCAGGGGAACGGTGGATAGGGTATTAAACAACCGTGGCAGCGTAAACCACGAAGTGGAATTACGTATCAGAAAAATCGCTTTGGATCTGGGATATAAACCTAACCGTGCAGGCAAAGCTTTGGCGGCACGGAAAAAGCCGATTAAAATTGGATGTTTGCTGCCGAGTGTAGATAATCCCTTTTTTAATGATGTCATGCTCGGGCTGCGGGCTGCCGAGAGAGAATTATCCGACTATGGGTTTTCTCTCGATTTGGTCCAGCAAAAAGGATATGATGTGAATGTGCATCTTGATGCAATCCAAAGTTTGGTAGACAACGGGGCAGATGCTCTCTGCCTGACAACTGTGGATGTACCGCTGATTATTGATAAAATTAACGAGTTAATCCGTTCAGGTCTTCCGATTGCAACAATTAATTCCGACGTCCGGGGAACCTCACGATTATTTTATGTAGGGAGCAATTACATAAAAGGCGGTAAAACCGCAGCCGGCATACTTTCCCTTATGCTGAAAGAAAAAGGGAAGATACTGATTGTAACCGGTTCGGTAAAAATGCAGGGCCATAACAAACGCATTCAGGGTTTTTGTAAAGAAGTCAAAGATAATAAATATGAAATTTCCATTGTCGACGTAGTGGAAAGTCAAGACGATGATGAAACGGCATACCTGCTGACAAAGGAATCATTAAATCAGTACCACAGCATCAACAGCATTTACATCACAGCCGGCGGTGTGGCGGGAGTTTGCAGGGCAGTAGAGGAACTTCAGCTTTCAAAAAAGCTGCATATTGTTTCTTTCGATGATATTCCGGTAATACGGAAGGCTGTTTTAAATGGAACTATTGACGCAACAATTTGTCAGGAACCTTTTGAGCAGGGATATCAAGCAATCAAATTAATGTTTAACTATTTTATAGAGGGTGTCGTCCCCGAAAATGGATTCGTTTATACAAACAACGTAATTAAAATCAAACAGAACATCCAAACTCATCCATTATTATCTGCTGAGGATTTACCGTTTAAATAA
- a CDS encoding MarR family transcriptional regulator encodes MLKLDSQLCFALYACSKEVIRLYKPYLDPYGLTYTQYITLLVLWEQDNLSVSELGSKLLLDSGTLTPLLKKLEKLELVERVRSAHDERSVLVRLTEKGKQLKENFLGLPQKMFCCTGLNPEEALQLKATLSGLLGKIRTVKNDTD; translated from the coding sequence ATGTTAAAGCTAGACAGCCAGCTGTGCTTTGCACTTTATGCCTGTTCCAAGGAAGTCATTCGTTTGTACAAGCCGTATCTTGATCCATACGGACTGACTTATACGCAGTATATTACGCTGTTGGTGCTGTGGGAGCAGGATAATCTCAGTGTTTCAGAACTGGGAAGCAAGCTGCTGCTTGATTCAGGAACACTGACGCCACTATTAAAAAAGCTCGAAAAGCTGGAGCTTGTTGAACGTGTGCGAAGCGCGCATGACGAGCGCAGCGTGCTGGTTCGTTTAACAGAAAAGGGCAAACAGCTGAAAGAAAATTTTCTTGGACTGCCGCAAAAAATGTTTTGCTGTACAGGATTGAACCCAGAAGAGGCTCTGCAGCTCAAAGCAACGCTCTCCGGGCTGCTCGGAAAAATACGAACAGTCAAGAATGACACTGACTAA
- a CDS encoding cellulase N-terminal Ig-like domain-containing protein — MLTSKALAGRKFISLLLVLCMLVSLVPTGAFALENKGFTDSNVKVSNAKDSGVYDSGFMMTFKGSGSTTYLDTAGLSVFLCNTAFDRTFGDQKCSSMEMILNGQRVATDGDIRLSATPEQWDPVPNMKDHSADKTNGWLIANESYTDYNMTYNLKVTPEPGGFKVSVNLDNPLPNSLAGRAGFNLEFLPSIYKGKTYITDDDTKDSGMTTGVFPVAPSSQMEETTIPAGDPITRNTWQEEWDAERGNYQATPLATAKSDITLAPEDNTSRVKVVSENGLALYDGRNKAQNGWFVLRSLIPSGKTTEAVVWHVRPNVIQDFTQEPVVTYSQVGYVPNSSKVAVIQLDPKYTAPQVAAVDRLNADGTYTKVFEGAIAEPIPYTRYNYSKFDFSTVTTPGTYAIEYAGKRTDLFPITENAYSNTWQQSLDTFIAEQMDHMEVRDGYRTWHGAAHLDDARQAPANISWFDGWSMGSDLNSPYKAGEHINGLNVGGWFDAGDFDIQTGSHISIIQDLAVAYKGFNLSYDNLTVDEDAHLTQMHKPDGVPDAVQQVKHGALQLLAQINSVGHTFSVLEVPTLRQYTHLGDGSTETDGLIYSANLGTNDKQNGYSGLPDDRWAFTSSSLDSTAYVSLAAAAWALKGWDNDMYQKCLSAAVKIWNTQSHTSLTSTSDYSAAVFLMLATYDPKNPDACATYKNRIKDLTPRLNLSNVSSLGWISTFIMPYMDDSFKSKLQSAVKDYISTFDRQMAATPYGVPTSTGMWGGSGSVCNMGEYMYFLHKAFPNVVSGEYTLRAANYILGTHPCSSLSYVCGVGKNSKVQAYSNNRADGGYIPGGVIPGYVVISPDFPECIDDFGMLWFEDETCTSVVSNWVVAALGASAVAAEQNNKQTYVVNFKVTDGTDAATGAKVTVDGSTYQTNSAGEAVFNLASDSYDYTVTKEDCNIVSGTFDVSDKDTTVPVTLTYNLSPTSVKINGTDLKNFNASVHDYYLAANLNPVVTAQSYEGVSVSVTQATSLPGTAVITLQRGGKTEVYTIYFREPPELESILVDGTPIAGFTSGNNEYFVQLPKRYSEFPTVTAKADAKYSLDITQATAATMKATVTVKDDHNIESSYSVSFGTITSIDFSKIKSVDQLKENGWSIYNPNLDNIKFVNSGITVISEAGDWYSTTNTAKNIVTCDDASGDWQADLEVAVNKPFYDNFQQCAIEAYKDYDNYTKLDIEYNSYSGGIRCQLGSEASSSFTAASNAGFTLKQGADGSYPLFYKFVKKGNTYSGYVSTDGINFTSCGTATNSMTNLKLGLAATNNTSTQPVEATFKKLTITHPTSSDKETLQNLYDTCKAITQGNYTDSSWAAFTTALKKAKAVLDSSSATPYEISESVAALTDAENGLTEKANPTTDKSALQKLYDTCKVITQGNYTDASWAAFTTALAKAKLVLDNSSATLDDVNKASTALTDAKNGLTGKSSNNNSNHHSSTGGNSTISTEPSQPSQTATFTSDTTVDVHVKESYIVKLTSKNGQIPTVVLGTPGVFEVQLVSVNGSDYYVKLIPVGKPGEQTGVYVNGVKIFVANVETPVSSIKCDTTKPFSLKSHSSYIFKLTSDTKPTFVAGNGSVFKVEFIKAVGKDYFFKVTAIGKVGATSGFYINSEKAPITVATIA, encoded by the coding sequence ATGTTAACAAGTAAAGCGTTAGCAGGCAGAAAATTTATTTCTTTACTTTTAGTTCTATGCATGTTGGTAAGTCTGGTTCCGACGGGCGCTTTTGCGTTGGAAAATAAAGGCTTCACAGACAGCAACGTTAAGGTTAGCAACGCTAAGGATAGCGGCGTTTATGACAGCGGCTTCATGATGACGTTCAAAGGCAGCGGCAGTACCACCTACCTGGATACTGCAGGCTTAAGTGTGTTTCTTTGCAACACCGCTTTTGACCGTACCTTCGGCGACCAGAAGTGCTCAAGCATGGAGATGATTCTCAATGGACAACGCGTCGCCACAGACGGCGACATTCGTTTGTCAGCTACGCCGGAGCAGTGGGATCCGGTTCCGAATATGAAAGACCATTCGGCAGATAAGACAAATGGTTGGCTCATTGCTAATGAATCCTACACTGACTATAATATGACCTACAATCTGAAAGTTACCCCCGAACCGGGCGGCTTCAAGGTCAGCGTGAATCTCGACAATCCGTTACCGAATAGTCTAGCCGGTCGCGCGGGCTTCAATCTTGAGTTCTTACCGTCCATCTACAAAGGTAAGACCTATATAACGGACGATGACACAAAAGACAGCGGTATGACCACCGGCGTATTTCCAGTCGCTCCTAGTTCCCAAATGGAGGAAACGACAATACCTGCCGGAGACCCGATAACGCGGAATACCTGGCAGGAGGAATGGGACGCAGAAAGGGGCAACTATCAGGCGACTCCTCTGGCTACTGCCAAAAGCGATATTACGCTTGCCCCTGAAGACAATACTAGCCGCGTCAAAGTTGTGTCGGAAAATGGTCTGGCATTGTACGACGGACGCAACAAGGCGCAAAACGGCTGGTTTGTGCTGCGCTCCCTGATCCCTTCCGGCAAGACCACAGAAGCGGTGGTATGGCACGTCCGCCCAAATGTAATTCAAGATTTTACGCAGGAACCAGTGGTGACATACAGTCAGGTTGGATATGTCCCCAACAGTTCTAAGGTTGCCGTAATTCAACTTGATCCGAAATACACCGCTCCTCAGGTGGCCGCGGTGGACCGTCTGAACGCGGATGGTACCTATACAAAAGTATTCGAGGGAGCAATTGCCGAACCGATACCATATACGCGATACAACTACTCGAAGTTCGACTTTTCGACCGTCACAACCCCCGGCACATACGCAATTGAATATGCCGGAAAACGAACGGACTTGTTCCCAATCACCGAGAATGCGTATAGCAATACTTGGCAGCAGAGCTTGGACACTTTTATTGCCGAACAAATGGACCATATGGAGGTGCGTGACGGCTACCGCACATGGCATGGTGCCGCGCACTTGGACGATGCCCGCCAGGCGCCTGCCAACATATCGTGGTTCGACGGATGGTCGATGGGGTCAGACCTTAACTCCCCCTACAAGGCCGGCGAGCACATCAACGGATTGAATGTCGGCGGATGGTTTGACGCTGGAGACTTCGATATCCAGACCGGAAGTCATATATCGATCATTCAGGACCTGGCCGTTGCCTACAAGGGATTCAATCTGAGTTATGACAATCTCACGGTTGACGAGGATGCCCACTTGACCCAAATGCATAAGCCGGATGGTGTTCCGGATGCTGTGCAGCAGGTGAAACACGGAGCCCTGCAACTCCTCGCGCAGATCAATTCCGTCGGGCATACTTTTTCTGTCCTTGAGGTGCCCACCTTGCGGCAATATACGCATCTGGGTGACGGCTCAACCGAAACGGACGGTCTTATCTATTCGGCGAACCTCGGCACAAATGACAAGCAAAACGGCTACTCCGGCCTTCCTGACGACCGGTGGGCTTTTACATCGTCGAGCTTGGATTCTACCGCATACGTTTCTCTGGCTGCGGCGGCCTGGGCACTGAAGGGCTGGGACAATGACATGTACCAGAAGTGCCTGAGTGCAGCTGTAAAGATCTGGAATACACAATCCCACACCTCCCTCACAAGCACGAGCGATTACAGTGCGGCTGTTTTTCTGATGCTTGCGACTTATGATCCTAAAAATCCAGATGCCTGTGCAACATACAAAAATCGCATCAAAGATTTGACGCCACGGTTGAACTTGTCCAATGTCAGCTCACTCGGTTGGATTTCCACGTTCATCATGCCTTACATGGATGATTCGTTCAAATCGAAGCTCCAATCTGCCGTGAAGGATTATATATCCACGTTTGACCGTCAAATGGCCGCCACTCCGTACGGCGTACCGACCTCTACCGGCATGTGGGGCGGTTCCGGAAGCGTGTGTAATATGGGCGAGTATATGTATTTTCTTCACAAGGCGTTTCCGAATGTCGTGAGCGGTGAATACACACTTCGCGCGGCAAACTACATACTGGGTACGCATCCATGTTCAAGTCTTTCGTATGTATGTGGCGTGGGCAAGAACTCAAAGGTGCAAGCATACAGCAACAACCGCGCCGACGGTGGTTATATACCGGGCGGCGTGATCCCAGGCTATGTTGTAATCAGCCCGGATTTCCCGGAGTGCATTGACGACTTCGGTATGCTGTGGTTCGAGGATGAAACATGCACTTCTGTCGTCTCCAATTGGGTTGTCGCAGCCCTTGGCGCCAGCGCAGTTGCAGCTGAACAAAATAATAAGCAGACCTACGTTGTGAACTTTAAAGTAACTGATGGAACAGATGCAGCTACGGGCGCTAAAGTAACCGTTGATGGATCTACATATCAGACAAACTCGGCTGGAGAAGCAGTGTTTAACCTTGCTTCGGATAGTTACGATTATACCGTAACGAAGGAAGACTGTAATATCGTTTCCGGTACCTTTGATGTATCGGATAAAGATACTACTGTACCAGTAACGCTTACATATAATTTGTCACCCACTTCTGTGAAAATCAATGGAACGGATTTGAAAAACTTCAATGCATCCGTTCACGATTACTATCTGGCTGCGAACTTGAATCCAGTCGTAACCGCGCAGTCCTACGAAGGTGTCAGTGTATCTGTTACTCAAGCCACTTCGTTACCGGGTACAGCAGTCATTACGCTGCAAAGAGGCGGTAAAACTGAAGTATACACAATTTATTTCAGGGAACCACCAGAACTGGAATCCATTTTGGTGGACGGAACGCCAATAGCAGGATTTACTTCCGGTAACAATGAGTATTTCGTACAACTACCTAAGAGATATTCCGAATTCCCCACTGTCACCGCAAAGGCTGACGCGAAATATTCACTTGACATTACGCAGGCCACAGCCGCTACCATGAAGGCAACCGTAACGGTTAAAGATGATCACAACATCGAATCGAGTTACAGTGTCTCCTTCGGGACTATTACATCCATTGACTTTTCAAAGATCAAGAGCGTGGATCAGTTAAAAGAAAATGGCTGGTCGATCTACAACCCGAATTTGGACAATATCAAATTTGTCAACAGCGGAATCACCGTTATCAGTGAGGCAGGTGACTGGTATTCAACTACCAATACCGCTAAGAATATTGTTACCTGTGATGACGCGTCCGGCGACTGGCAGGCCGATTTGGAAGTTGCTGTCAACAAACCGTTCTATGATAATTTTCAGCAATGTGCGATTGAGGCTTACAAAGATTATGACAACTATACCAAGTTGGATATAGAATATAACAGCTACAGCGGTGGAATCAGGTGTCAGTTAGGCTCCGAAGCCTCATCTAGTTTTACTGCCGCTTCTAATGCCGGCTTTACACTGAAACAAGGTGCCGACGGCAGTTATCCATTATTCTACAAATTTGTAAAGAAAGGCAATACTTATTCCGGGTATGTTTCCACAGACGGTATCAACTTTACAAGCTGTGGAACTGCGACCAATAGCATGACCAATCTCAAACTTGGTTTGGCCGCGACAAATAATACCTCTACTCAGCCGGTAGAAGCAACTTTTAAAAAGCTTACGATAACTCATCCGACATCATCGGATAAGGAGACCTTGCAAAATCTGTATGATACTTGCAAAGCAATAACGCAAGGGAATTACACGGATTCAAGCTGGGCAGCATTTACCACAGCACTTAAAAAGGCAAAAGCTGTTTTGGACAGCAGCAGCGCAACTCCATATGAAATTAGTGAATCCGTTGCAGCACTTACAGATGCTGAAAACGGGTTAACAGAAAAAGCCAACCCAACAACAGATAAGTCAGCCTTGCAAAAACTGTATGATACCTGCAAAGTAATCACGCAGGGTAATTACACAGATGCGAGTTGGGCTGCGTTCACAACGGCGCTTGCAAAAGCAAAGCTTGTTTTGGATAACAGCAGTGCAACACTGGATGACGTAAATAAAGCATCAACAGCACTTACAGATGCCAAAAATGGATTAACGGGAAAATCCAGCAATAACAATTCCAACCATCATAGCAGTACAGGAGGAAATTCAACCATTAGCACAGAACCTTCTCAACCTTCACAGACAGCTACATTTACCAGCGATACGACAGTAGATGTACATGTTAAAGAATCGTATATTGTTAAATTAACTAGCAAAAATGGTCAAATACCCACAGTGGTTCTTGGTACCCCCGGAGTCTTTGAAGTTCAGCTCGTTTCAGTTAATGGGTCCGACTATTACGTAAAGCTGATTCCTGTCGGAAAACCAGGCGAGCAGACGGGCGTTTATGTAAATGGCGTAAAGATTTTTGTTGCAAACGTAGAAACTCCGGTTTCTTCGATAAAATGTGACACGACAAAACCATTTAGTTTAAAATCCCACTCATCTTATATTTTCAAACTGACTTCGGACACAAAGCCAACATTCGTAGCTGGCAACGGATCTGTCTTCAAAGTTGAATTTATAAAGGCCGTCGGCAAAGATTATTTCTTTAAAGTGACGGCAATTGGCAAAGTTGGAGCAACTTCCGGATTCTACATTAACTCCGAAAAGGCGCCTATAACCGTTGCAACCATTGCATAA
- a CDS encoding glutathione peroxidase: MTIYDYAIQTIEGKNVPLSEFKGNVMLLVNTASKCGFTPQYEGLEKLYKTYRDQGLTVIGFPCNQFAEQEPGTNSEVQEFCKLRFGVTFPLSVKIDVRGENADPIFRYLTDHTTFQGFGKGVKNKTLELMLKQKYGKEFGDSSIKWNFTKFLIDREGKIAGRFEPTTTPEEMESVIKECL, from the coding sequence ATGACAATTTATGATTATGCAATTCAGACAATCGAGGGAAAGAATGTTCCGCTCTCGGAATTTAAGGGCAATGTTATGCTTCTGGTTAATACGGCAAGCAAGTGCGGGTTTACTCCGCAGTATGAAGGACTTGAAAAACTCTATAAAACCTATCGCGATCAAGGGCTGACAGTGATCGGGTTTCCCTGTAATCAGTTTGCTGAACAGGAGCCGGGTACGAACAGCGAAGTACAGGAGTTCTGCAAATTAAGATTCGGAGTAACTTTTCCACTTTCAGTTAAAATTGACGTTCGCGGCGAAAATGCTGATCCGATCTTCCGTTACCTTACCGATCACACAACATTTCAAGGGTTCGGAAAGGGCGTTAAAAACAAGACGCTGGAGCTGATGCTGAAACAGAAATACGGCAAAGAGTTCGGTGACAGCTCTATCAAATGGAATTTTACAAAATTTCTGATTGACAGAGAGGGAAAAATCGCCGGACGTTTTGAACCGACTACCACGCCCGAAGAAATGGAATCCGTCATTAAGGAGTGTTTGTAA